A part of Vulpes lagopus strain Blue_001 chromosome 4, ASM1834538v1, whole genome shotgun sequence genomic DNA contains:
- the TMED3 gene encoding transmembrane emp24 domain-containing protein 3, with translation MGRGAAPSASASASAPTSASAALLLLLLLLRAGRPRGAELTFELPDSARQCFHEDVDRGVRFSLDYQVITGGHYDVDCYVEDPLGNTIYRETKKQYDSFTHRAEVKGVYQFCFSNEFSTFSHKTVYFDFQVGDEPPILPDMGNRVTALTQMESACVTIHEALKTVIDSQTHYRLREAQDRARAEDLNSRVSYWSVGETVALFVVSFSQVLLLKSFFTEKRASPRAVHS, from the exons AtgggccgcggggccgcgccgtccgcctccgcctccgcctccgcccccACCTCCGCCTCGGccgcgctgctgctgctgctgctgctgctccgggcggggcggccgcggggcgcggAGCTGACCTTCGAGCTGCCGGACAGCGCCCGCCAGTGTTTCCACGAGGACGTGGACCGGGGCGTCCGGTTCTCCCTGGACTACCAG GTCATCACTGGAGGCCACTACGACGTGGACTGCTACGTGGAGGACCCGCTGGGGAACACAATCTACCGAGAGACCAAGAAGCAGTATGACAGCTTCACGCACCGGGCTGAAGTCAAGGGCGTTTATCAGTTTTGCTTCAGTAACGAGTTTTCCACTTTCTCTCATAAGACCGTCTACTTTGACTTTCAAGTTGGTGACGAGCCCCCCATCCTCCCAGACATGGGGAACAGGGTCACAGCTCTCACGCAG ATGGAGTCCGCCTGTGTGACCATCCACGAGGCCCTGAAGACCGTGATTGACTCCCAGACGCATTACCGGCTCCGCGAGGCCCAGGACCGGGCGCGGGCGGAAGACCTCAACAGCCGGGTGTCTTATTGGTCTGTTGGCGAGACAGTCGCCCTGTTTGTGGTCAGCTTCAGCCAGGTGCTGCTGCTGAAGAGCTTCTTCACGGAGAAGCGAGCCAGCCCCCGGGCGGTGCACTCCTAG